The following proteins are co-located in the Haemorhous mexicanus isolate bHaeMex1 chromosome 30, bHaeMex1.pri, whole genome shotgun sequence genome:
- the PPIA gene encoding peptidyl-prolyl cis-trans isomerase A, with amino-acid sequence MANPIVFFDIAANGEPLGRVTFELFADKVPKTAENFRALSTGEKGFGYKGSCFHRIIPGFMCQGGDFTRHNGTGGKSIYGEKFPDENFILKHTGPGILSMANAGPNTNGSQFFICTAKTEWLDGKHVVFGRVKEGMNVVEAMERCGSKDGKTSKKITITDCGQLS; translated from the exons ATGGCCAACCCCATCGTCTTCTTCGACATCGCCGCTAATGGCGAGCCCCTGGGTCGCGTCACCTTCGAG CTCTTTGCAGACAAGGTGCCGAAGACAGCAG aaAACTTTCGTGCTCTGAGCACTGGTGAGAAGGGATTCGGCTACAAGGGGTCCTGCTTCCACAGAATCATTCCTGGGTTCATGTGCCAG GGTGGTGACTTCACACGCCACAATGGCACTGGAGGCAAATCCATCTATGGGGAGAAGTTCCCAGATGAGAACTTCATCCTGAAGCACACAGGTCCTGGTATCCTGTCGATGGCCAATGCCGGCCCCAACACGAACGGTTCCCAGTTCTTCATCTGCACTGCCAAGACCGAGTG GCTGGATGGCAAGCACGTCGTCTTCGGCCGCGTCAAGGAGGGGATGAATGTGGTGGAGGCCATGGAGCGCTGTGGCTCCAAAGATGGCAAAACAAGCAAGAAGATCACCATCACTGACTGCGGGCAGCTCTCGTAA